Within Labilithrix sp., the genomic segment GCGCGCGCCCATCTCGAGGGTGCGGACGGTCTTGCCGTCCTTGTCCTGGATCTGGACGGTGACCTTCGCCGCGTTCGCGGAGAGGTTCACGCTGCTGGAGGTCGCGGCGATGCCGTCGAACGCGATGCCGTTGCCGCGCACGGTGACGTCCTTGCCGACGAGGCCGACCGCTTCGTTGCTCGACATGCCGGCGAGCTGCGCGGAGACGACGTCGAGCTTCGAGCTCTGCGCGATCGACTGCTCGACGAGCGCGAACTGCGAGAGCTGGGTGATGAACTCGGTCCCCTCGGTGGGCTGGAGCGGGTCCTGATGGGCGAGCTGCGCGACGAGGAGCTTGAGGAACGCGTCCTTGTCCATCGCCGCCTTGTTCGCCTTGTCCGACGCCGACGCCGGCGACTGCGTCGCCGCGGATTGCGTTGCGCTACTGACGGATGCGAGCGTCATGGTTTTTCCGATTCGTCTCCGACGGAGGGTCAAAGCACGAAGCGGGCCCGACCACGGATTTGACGCCTGACGGGGTCTTGGGGCTCTTGGGGCTGCCGCTCGTGCTGCTCGCGCTGCTCGCCGGCCTGCGAATTACCTGAATTTCCTCGCTCGAACGAAGGGTTCGAGGGGTGATGGTGCTCCACCGTGACGTGGACCTGCGGGACCTCGGCCTGGACGTGGGCGCGGAGCTCGGATGCGTGGGCGGCGATGAGGGCGCGGCCGTCGGCGTCGTCGGCGCGGACGTGGACGTCGACGTTGGAGCGTTCGTCGAGCTGGGCGCGGACCTCGACGCGGCCAAGCTCGGGCAAGACGAGGTGCCCGCGCGCCTCACCGGACGCGAGGACGCGCTTGTGCCCGAGAGCCTCCGCGGCGCGGACCGCGGCTTCCGCGTCGACGCGGGGGAGCGGGGGCGCGGCTTTCGTCACGGTTTTGACGTGTGCGACGTCCGCCGCCAGCGGCGGGGCGGCGGCAGGGGTGGGGGGGAGGTCGTCGGGGCTGTCGGGATCGTCCGCCGCGAGCGCGAGGAAGGATTCCATCGTGC encodes:
- a CDS encoding flagellar hook assembly protein FlgD; this translates as MTLASVSSATQSAATQSPASASDKANKAAMDKDAFLKLLVAQLAHQDPLQPTEGTEFITQLSQFALVEQSIAQSSKLDVVSAQLAGMSSNEAVGLVGKDVTVRGNGIAFDGIAATSSSVNLSANAAKVTVQIQDKDGKTVRTLEMGARTAGPMPIAWDGKDDSGVPAARGTYSMKVEARTADDSIVNAAQDVAGKVTKVAFDKGYPELTLDSGVTAPISDLVSVSGGSIR